One genomic segment of Candidatus Macondimonas diazotrophica includes these proteins:
- a CDS encoding VOC family protein, which translates to MVASDFQKSKAFYTQALSAIGYSLLAEWPASVTGHTDVAGFGEPPKPDFWISRGAPNNPPVHVAFRVHSRSLVHAFYQAAIAAGGRDNGAPGLRAHYHPNYYGAFVLDPDGHNIEAVCHEPDSQ; encoded by the coding sequence ATCGTTGCCAGCGACTTTCAGAAGAGCAAAGCGTTCTATACTCAAGCCCTGTCGGCAATCGGCTATAGCCTGCTTGCCGAGTGGCCGGCCTCTGTCACCGGGCACACCGATGTGGCTGGGTTTGGTGAACCACCCAAACCGGATTTCTGGATCAGCCGGGGCGCACCCAATAATCCACCCGTTCACGTCGCGTTTCGTGTTCATTCACGCTCATTGGTGCATGCGTTTTATCAGGCCGCCATTGCGGCAGGCGGTCGCGACAATGGCGCACCGGGTTTGCGCGCTCACTATCATCCCAATTACTACGGCGCGTTTGTGCTTGATCCAGACGGCCATAACATCGAAGCGGTGTGTCACGAGCCTGACTCACAATAG
- a CDS encoding MarR family winged helix-turn-helix transcriptional regulator, whose amino-acid sequence MRNDKRHITPHFLAWARLLRVHKMLLESVQADLSVAGLPPLEWYDLLLELDMAEGNRLRLYALGEKMVLSRSNLTRLCDRLEKDGFISREQCAVDRRGLYAVLTQKGAAMRRDMWPVYKRSVEQHFSTHLTEEEADALAAILLKVQNSEP is encoded by the coding sequence ATGCGCAACGATAAGCGTCACATTACCCCGCATTTTCTTGCCTGGGCCCGCTTGTTACGGGTCCACAAGATGCTCCTGGAAAGCGTGCAAGCTGATCTGTCGGTGGCCGGGCTGCCTCCTTTGGAGTGGTACGACCTGCTGCTGGAGTTGGACATGGCGGAAGGCAACCGACTGCGGCTGTACGCTCTCGGCGAGAAGATGGTCCTCAGTCGCAGCAACCTGACACGGCTGTGCGATCGCTTGGAGAAGGATGGCTTCATCTCGCGTGAGCAGTGCGCGGTGGATCGTCGGGGGCTATATGCCGTGCTGACGCAGAAAGGTGCAGCGATGCGCCGTGACATGTGGCCGGTCTATAAGCGATCCGTGGAGCAGCATTTCTCCACTCACCTCACGGAAGAAGAGGCTGATGCGCTGGCGGCCATCTTGCTGAAAGTGCAAAATTCCGAACCGTGA
- a CDS encoding rhodanese-like domain-containing protein yields the protein MKTISLNDLFNLLRSPTPPVLVEALPARYFAQGHLPGACNINTGEVKTLAPQLLPDKDAGIVVYCASVTCTNSDQVAVQLHALGYSDVTVFKGGKAEWQAAGHALEGVAA from the coding sequence ATGAAGACCATCAGTCTGAACGACCTGTTCAACCTACTGCGTTCGCCCACCCCGCCGGTCCTGGTAGAGGCCCTGCCCGCTCGCTATTTCGCACAGGGACACTTGCCGGGTGCGTGCAACATCAACACTGGGGAGGTAAAGACGCTCGCGCCGCAACTGCTGCCTGACAAAGACGCCGGTATTGTCGTGTACTGCGCCAGCGTTACCTGCACGAACTCGGATCAGGTCGCGGTGCAATTGCACGCTTTGGGCTACAGCGATGTAACGGTATTCAAGGGTGGTAAGGCGGAATGGCAAGCCGCCGGCCATGCGCTGGAGGGGGTCGCCGCATGA
- a CDS encoding DoxX family protein → MSRNFSDRYLNPALAAMLLRVALGSMWIAHAMLKYVTFTIPGFSSWLESQGLPGFMAWPVFILELLGGITILVGFHGRWTSLALLPIMVVATSTHVANGWVHSSQGGGWEYPAFLAIASMAHFFAGDGMLRLGRQSRLKMP, encoded by the coding sequence ATGAGCCGCAATTTCAGTGACCGATACCTGAATCCTGCCCTTGCCGCGATGCTGCTGCGGGTCGCTCTCGGCAGCATGTGGATTGCCCATGCGATGCTCAAATATGTGACGTTCACGATTCCGGGCTTTTCCAGCTGGCTCGAAAGCCAGGGCTTACCTGGATTCATGGCTTGGCCCGTCTTCATCCTCGAACTGCTTGGCGGCATTACGATTCTTGTTGGCTTTCACGGGCGCTGGACGTCCCTTGCCCTGCTGCCGATCATGGTGGTAGCCACCTCGACGCACGTCGCCAACGGCTGGGTACATAGCAGCCAAGGCGGTGGCTGGGAGTACCCGGCCTTTCTCGCAATCGCGTCGATGGCGCATTTTTTTGCTGGAGACGGCATGCTTCGCTTGGGACGCCAATCCCGTTTGAAAATGCCCTGA
- a CDS encoding nitrogen fixation protein NifZ, with protein sequence MGLNHGQMGDMVFAAKAIHNDGSLPEHDADGLLVPAGGRGVIVNVGHLESDPAQVLYLVRFENPDGVLGPPLGCWPGDLASSPPDAA encoded by the coding sequence ATGGGACTGAATCACGGACAGATGGGCGACATGGTGTTCGCCGCAAAGGCCATCCACAACGACGGCAGCCTGCCGGAGCATGACGCCGATGGCCTGCTGGTGCCGGCGGGCGGGCGGGGCGTGATCGTGAATGTCGGTCATCTGGAAAGCGATCCCGCGCAAGTGCTGTATCTGGTCCGCTTCGAGAACCCGGACGGGGTACTTGGTCCACCGCTGGGTTGCTGGCCGGGTGATCTGGCTAGCTCGCCGCCCGATGCGGCATGA
- a CDS encoding nitroreductase family protein, translating into MSEAAVGITPWEYHQRTWHHLDRYAAGPQTLDWDAQPDPFRRYDGCPEIPLSLTPTSANVSFGNLHRPGAVLPAPLDRAGLGRLLELALGLSAWKQYGPDRWALRCNPSSGNLHPTEGYLVCRALPDLADGVYHYRADAHLLEQRAAVGSGPSADGSVALLGLTSIHWREAWKYGERAYRYCQLDVGHAVAALSYAAALLGWRLQSLTHWPDAAVAALLGVDRPTDGAEAEHPDLLLAVDTGPAGAPPEADAWLAWARDAEWQGRPNVLDHRPLYQWPVIEAVSHAADKPATPVFFPMMHDAPAVRPAAGDERPAMAVIRERRSAQAYDPAGTMPLATLEALLDRFVPRADVPPWAALPESDRLHLLLFVHRVDGLTPGLYALPRSAAGRALLLGALDARFAWKSCPELNLGEAPLYRLASGDMRRTAGLLCCHQAIAAQGAVTFMLLGEWGTDLDDEPWRYRWRHWEAGALGQTLYLNAEAASLRGTGIGCYFDPAVHEILGLSDRRLQSFYHFTIGRPLLDVRIQSLPPYAHLRRE; encoded by the coding sequence ATGAGCGAAGCCGCGGTCGGCATCACGCCCTGGGAGTACCACCAGCGCACCTGGCATCATCTCGACCGCTACGCCGCGGGGCCCCAGACGCTGGACTGGGACGCCCAGCCCGATCCCTTCCGGCGCTATGACGGGTGCCCGGAAATCCCGCTGTCGCTCACGCCCACCTCCGCCAACGTGTCCTTCGGGAATCTGCACCGGCCGGGGGCGGTGCTTCCAGCACCGCTGGATCGGGCCGGGTTGGGCCGTCTGCTGGAACTCGCGCTCGGCCTGTCGGCCTGGAAACAATACGGGCCGGACCGCTGGGCGCTGCGCTGCAACCCGTCCAGCGGCAATCTGCACCCGACGGAGGGCTATCTCGTCTGCCGCGCGCTGCCCGATCTCGCGGATGGGGTGTATCACTACCGGGCGGACGCGCATCTGCTGGAACAGCGGGCGGCCGTTGGATCGGGCCCATCCGCGGACGGGTCGGTCGCGCTGCTCGGGTTGACCTCCATCCACTGGCGCGAGGCGTGGAAATACGGCGAGCGTGCCTATCGCTATTGCCAGCTCGACGTCGGCCACGCGGTGGCGGCGCTGTCGTATGCGGCGGCGCTGCTGGGCTGGCGGCTGCAGTCCCTCACGCATTGGCCGGATGCGGCGGTCGCCGCGCTGCTCGGTGTGGATCGACCCACGGACGGCGCCGAGGCGGAGCATCCGGATCTGCTGCTGGCGGTAGACACCGGGCCCGCGGGCGCGCCGCCCGAGGCGGATGCGTGGCTGGCCTGGGCGCGCGACGCCGAGTGGCAGGGTCGGCCGAATGTGCTGGACCATCGCCCGCTCTATCAATGGCCGGTGATCGAGGCGGTGAGCCACGCAGCTGACAAGCCCGCCACGCCTGTGTTTTTCCCAATGATGCACGATGCGCCGGCCGTGCGCCCGGCCGCTGGGGACGAACGCCCGGCAATGGCGGTGATTCGCGAGCGTCGCTCGGCGCAGGCCTACGATCCGGCCGGGACCATGCCGCTCGCCACACTCGAGGCGCTGCTGGACCGGTTCGTCCCGCGCGCCGACGTGCCACCGTGGGCGGCTTTGCCCGAATCCGACCGGCTGCATCTGCTGCTGTTCGTGCACCGGGTGGACGGCCTGACGCCGGGGCTCTACGCACTGCCCCGCTCGGCCGCGGGGCGGGCACTGCTGCTCGGCGCGCTGGATGCGCGCTTTGCCTGGAAGTCCTGCCCCGAATTGAATCTGGGCGAGGCGCCGCTTTACCGGTTGGCAAGTGGCGACATGCGGCGCACGGCCGGGCTGCTGTGTTGCCATCAGGCGATTGCGGCGCAAGGCGCGGTCACCTTCATGCTGCTTGGCGAGTGGGGCACCGACCTCGATGACGAGCCCTGGCGCTATCGCTGGCGGCACTGGGAGGCCGGCGCGCTGGGACAGACGCTTTACCTCAACGCCGAAGCCGCGAGTCTGCGCGGCACGGGGATCGGCTGCTACTTCGACCCGGCGGTGCATGAGATCCTGGGTCTGTCCGACCGGCGCCTGCAGAGCTTCTATCACTTCACCATCGGCCGGCCGCTGCTCGATGTGCGCATCCAGTCCCTGCCGCCCTATGCGCATCTGCGACGCGAGTGA
- a CDS encoding carbon starvation CstA family protein — protein sequence MLFFRTGDAPSLAIGMASIFSSAFGESLHALWLHFVIMVEAVAGRRVGGFLLQDLLGAIWEPLGRRRRLLLSSARWSWPGAIPAQGCGRSQQRRKHPLAAIALSVATGILVESGRLR from the coding sequence TTGCTCTTTTTCCGCACCGGTGACGCGCCGTCGCTGGCGATCGGCATGGCCAGCATCTTCAGCAGTGCTTTCGGCGAGAGCCTGCATGCATTGTGGCTTCACTTCGTCATCATGGTCGAAGCCGTTGCTGGAAGGCGCGTTGGCGGCTTCCTGCTCCAAGACCTACTGGGGGCTATATGGGAACCGCTGGGCCGACGCCGTCGGTTGCTGCTCAGTTCAGCGCGATGGTCGTGGCCTGGGGCTATTCCTGCGCAGGGGTGTGGTCGATCCCAACAGCGGCGTAAGCATCCTCTGGCTGCCATCGCGCTGTCGGTCGCCACTGGCATCCTCGTCGAGTCCGGGCGGTTGCGGTAG
- a CDS encoding carbon starvation CstA family protein yields the protein MPVLCSPSSSSPSACGAVSGFHAMVASGTTPELLDSDALVSRVGYGAMIMASVVA from the coding sequence TTGCCGGTCCTGTGTTCCCCGTCGTCTTCATCACCATCAGCCTGCGGTGCCGTCTCGGGCTTTCACGCCATGGTGGCCTCGGGTACGACCCCCGAGCTGCTCGACAGCGATGCGCTCGTCTCGCGGGTGGGCTATGGGGCCATGATTATGGCGTCAGTTGTGGCCTGA
- the msrA gene encoding peptide-methionine (S)-S-oxide reductase MsrA, with the protein MRFIHPYKLRLPTTSEALPGREQAVAIPTRHAVLDVPLVPPYPPGLSIARFGMGCFWGAERRFWTESGVYVTAAGYAGGLTPNPTYDEVCSGRTGHAEVVQVVFDPTRIAYEDLLRIFWEAHDPTQGMRQGNDVGTQYRSLIQVSDDIQRIAVQNSLESYNKRLDKAGYGAVTTEIAPPGPFYFAEPEHQQYLAHHPNGYCGLRGTGVSCA; encoded by the coding sequence ATGCGATTCATTCACCCCTACAAGCTGCGGTTGCCAACCACCAGTGAAGCACTGCCCGGGCGCGAGCAAGCGGTTGCGATTCCTACGCGCCATGCCGTGCTGGATGTCCCGCTCGTCCCGCCCTATCCACCGGGTCTGTCGATCGCCCGCTTCGGCATGGGCTGTTTCTGGGGGGCAGAGCGCCGTTTCTGGACCGAGTCTGGCGTCTATGTGACCGCCGCTGGATACGCGGGCGGTCTGACGCCCAATCCCACCTATGACGAGGTTTGCAGCGGGCGCACCGGGCATGCCGAGGTGGTTCAAGTGGTGTTCGATCCGACCCGAATCGCCTATGAGGATCTGCTCCGGATCTTCTGGGAGGCGCACGATCCGACACAGGGCATGCGCCAGGGCAACGATGTCGGCACGCAGTATCGATCGCTGATTCAGGTCAGTGACGATATCCAGCGAATTGCGGTCCAGAACAGCCTGGAGTCCTACAACAAACGCCTGGACAAGGCAGGATACGGGGCGGTGACCACCGAGATCGCTCCCCCGGGCCCGTTCTATTTTGCGGAGCCCGAACATCAGCAGTACCTCGCGCATCATCCCAACGGCTATTGCGGCTTACGGGGAACCGGAGTGTCCTGCGCCTGA
- the dtd gene encoding D-aminoacyl-tRNA deacylase: MIGFLQRVRSAWVDVDGERIAHIQGGLLVLIGMERLDSLATAARLLQRILDYRVFSDSSQRMNLSLRDVRGELLLVPQFTLAADTRKGNRPGFSPAMAPEQARPLYAELVKQARALHPRVESGSFGANMQVSLTNDGPVSFWLEVSPHGQDPDPT; this comes from the coding sequence ATGATTGGCTTCCTGCAACGCGTCCGGTCTGCCTGGGTGGACGTCGACGGCGAACGCATCGCCCACATCCAGGGGGGATTGCTGGTCCTGATCGGCATGGAGCGCCTCGATAGCCTCGCGACCGCCGCCCGCTTGCTGCAGCGCATCCTCGACTACCGGGTCTTTTCCGATTCCAGCCAGCGCATGAATCTCAGCTTGCGGGATGTGCGAGGTGAATTGCTTCTGGTGCCCCAGTTTACCTTGGCTGCCGACACACGCAAAGGCAACCGGCCAGGATTTTCACCGGCCATGGCGCCGGAGCAGGCCAGGCCGCTCTATGCGGAATTGGTGAAGCAGGCCCGTGCGCTGCACCCGCGTGTGGAAAGCGGATCATTCGGTGCGAACATGCAGGTCAGTCTGACCAATGACGGCCCGGTCAGCTTCTGGCTCGAGGTGAGCCCCCACGGCCAGGACCCAGACCCGACCTGA
- the rpoD gene encoding RNA polymerase sigma factor RpoD, producing MSEDQRSLLKSLISKGKEQGYLTFAEVNDHLPDDLVDPEQIEDIIAMFNDMGISVHEQAPDSEDILLSDNAVTTNDDDEAEEAAAALASSVEGEIGRTTDPVRMYMREMGTVELLTREGEISIAKRIEEGQLEALKALASLPVSTAYVLGEYARLNEAGARLADLVVGFIDPSQFDSEAAVDDSADVPMEMDAAEEEEDEDGDDDSTETADTGPDPQEVAQRMAALQAQYDVVLTHLREQGPAAESTRAEQQALIYQFLQFKFAPRVIVQLSDQLRQLVDGVRRHERQIMEYCVARAGMSRRDFLQVFQDHETDSDWIDKQIRAKRKHSATIARHREDIIALQDQLRAIERETLMPLSVIKEINRQKTISDAKARRAKKEMVEANLRLVISIAKKYTNRGLQFLDLIQEGNIGLMKAVDKFEYRRGYKFSTYATWWIRQAITRSIADQARTIRIPVHMIETINKINRVQRQMLQEMGREPTPDELAQKMEMPEDKVRKVLKIAKEPISMETPIGDDEDSHLGDFIEDTNIPSPADMATREGLREAAHAMLATLTPREAKVLRMRFGIEMNTDHTLEEVGKQFDVTRERIRQIEAKALRKLRHPSRSEMLRSFLEE from the coding sequence ATGAGCGAAGATCAGCGTTCCCTGCTGAAGTCTCTGATTTCAAAGGGTAAAGAACAGGGTTATCTGACGTTTGCCGAAGTCAACGACCATCTTCCGGATGATCTGGTGGACCCCGAGCAGATCGAGGACATCATCGCCATGTTCAATGACATGGGCATTTCCGTCCATGAGCAGGCGCCGGATTCCGAAGATATCCTTCTCTCTGACAATGCCGTTACCACCAATGACGATGACGAAGCCGAAGAGGCAGCCGCTGCCCTGGCCTCGTCCGTCGAGGGCGAGATCGGGCGCACGACCGATCCGGTGCGCATGTACATGCGGGAAATGGGCACAGTCGAGCTGTTGACCCGTGAAGGCGAGATCAGTATCGCCAAGCGCATCGAGGAAGGTCAGCTCGAGGCACTCAAGGCGCTCGCCAGCCTGCCGGTCTCGACCGCCTATGTGCTGGGCGAGTATGCGCGGCTCAACGAGGCCGGCGCCCGACTGGCGGATCTCGTGGTCGGGTTCATCGATCCATCTCAGTTCGATAGCGAAGCGGCAGTAGATGACTCGGCCGATGTGCCAATGGAGATGGATGCTGCCGAAGAGGAAGAAGACGAGGACGGTGACGACGATTCGACCGAGACTGCCGACACCGGTCCCGATCCTCAGGAGGTGGCCCAGCGTATGGCCGCGCTTCAGGCCCAGTACGACGTGGTGCTGACGCACTTGCGCGAGCAAGGACCCGCGGCGGAATCCACGCGAGCCGAACAGCAAGCGTTGATCTATCAGTTTTTGCAATTCAAGTTTGCCCCGCGCGTCATCGTGCAGCTGAGTGACCAGTTGCGGCAGCTGGTGGATGGCGTCCGCCGGCACGAGCGGCAGATCATGGAGTATTGCGTTGCGCGAGCGGGCATGTCGCGCCGCGATTTCCTCCAGGTCTTCCAGGATCATGAAACCGATAGCGACTGGATCGACAAACAGATCCGTGCCAAGCGCAAGCACTCGGCGACCATTGCCCGCCATCGTGAGGACATCATCGCGCTTCAGGATCAGCTGCGAGCCATCGAGCGTGAAACCCTGATGCCGTTGTCCGTCATCAAGGAAATCAATCGGCAAAAGACGATCAGCGATGCCAAGGCGCGGCGTGCGAAGAAGGAAATGGTCGAAGCCAACCTGCGGCTGGTCATTTCCATTGCCAAGAAGTACACCAATCGTGGTCTGCAGTTCCTGGACCTCATCCAGGAAGGCAATATTGGCTTGATGAAGGCGGTAGACAAGTTCGAGTATCGCCGCGGCTACAAGTTCTCGACCTACGCCACTTGGTGGATCCGCCAGGCTATCACACGGTCGATTGCGGATCAGGCGCGCACCATTCGCATCCCGGTTCACATGATCGAAACGATCAACAAGATCAACCGGGTACAGCGGCAGATGCTCCAGGAAATGGGCCGTGAACCGACGCCGGACGAACTAGCTCAGAAGATGGAGATGCCCGAGGACAAGGTCCGCAAGGTGCTCAAGATCGCCAAGGAGCCGATTTCGATGGAAACACCGATCGGCGACGATGAAGACTCCCATCTCGGCGATTTCATCGAGGACACCAACATTCCCTCGCCGGCCGACATGGCGACTCGGGAAGGACTGCGTGAAGCGGCCCACGCCATGCTCGCCACCCTGACGCCGCGCGAAGCCAAGGTGCTCCGCATGCGCTTTGGCATCGAGATGAATACCGACCATACCTTGGAAGAGGTCGGCAAACAGTTCGACGTGACCCGTGAGCGTATTCGCCAGATCGAAGCCAAGGCGCTGCGCAAGCTGCGTCATCCGTCTCGTTCGGAAATGCTGCGCAGCTTTCTGGAGGAGTGA
- the dnaG gene encoding DNA primase, whose translation MSGSIPQEFIDEVVARTDLVALIDRRVPLKKAGKDFAARCPFHDEKTPSFTVSADKQFYHCFGCGAHGNAIGFLMAFDRLEFRDAVAELAADAGLDLPSAGDAPPPHHQALRQAMDAAAHFYRQQLRDAPRAIDYLKRRGLSGATAAAFGIGYAPSRWDGLLQALGGDASHRALLIENGLLIARDGDEGRHYDRFRDRVMFPIRDGRGRVIGFGGRILDQGQPKYLNSPETPLFHKGQELYGLYEARKAQRELPWVLVVEGYMDVLMLAEHGIPNAVATLGTATTSDHLRRLFRHTSRVVFCFDGDRAGRAAASRALQTSLPEMQDGREIAFLFLPEGEDPDSLVRQEGRETFLGRVAQSQPLSDFLLHHLKEGIDLQTHEGRARLVVRSRSALEVIPQGVFRNLLAQTLGQLAGVELAPASGLARGRPVRSGVPQAVATHPSPLQRLAGLLLTHPNAAQWVDPELVPLLKDGDGEAQWMLALIELARDKPHLTSGGILERFRAHPAESLFAQLLAWQPERSAEGVARECRDICRHLLQRSVRSEIDALLAKAATQGLDAQEKERLRSLLSQRG comes from the coding sequence GTGAGCGGATCCATCCCTCAGGAATTCATTGATGAAGTCGTTGCGCGTACCGATCTGGTTGCGCTCATCGATCGGCGTGTCCCCCTCAAGAAAGCCGGCAAGGACTTTGCCGCGCGGTGTCCATTCCACGACGAAAAGACGCCGTCCTTCACCGTCAGCGCGGATAAGCAGTTCTATCACTGTTTCGGGTGTGGGGCTCATGGCAACGCCATCGGGTTCCTCATGGCGTTCGATCGACTGGAATTTCGCGATGCTGTGGCCGAATTGGCCGCCGATGCGGGGCTCGATCTTCCGTCCGCCGGCGATGCGCCGCCGCCACACCATCAGGCATTGCGCCAAGCCATGGATGCAGCGGCGCATTTCTACCGCCAGCAATTGCGGGATGCGCCGCGCGCGATCGACTACCTCAAGCGACGTGGATTGAGCGGTGCGACGGCGGCAGCCTTTGGGATCGGCTATGCGCCCTCGCGCTGGGATGGCTTGCTGCAGGCGCTCGGTGGAGACGCCAGCCATCGTGCACTCCTGATCGAAAATGGATTGCTCATTGCCCGTGATGGCGATGAAGGGCGGCATTACGACCGCTTTCGCGATCGGGTGATGTTCCCGATTCGAGATGGGCGCGGACGCGTGATCGGATTCGGCGGCCGTATCTTGGATCAGGGTCAGCCCAAATACCTGAACTCGCCGGAAACCCCGTTGTTTCACAAGGGGCAGGAACTCTACGGATTGTATGAGGCCCGCAAGGCGCAGCGGGAATTGCCGTGGGTGCTGGTAGTTGAAGGCTACATGGATGTGTTGATGCTTGCCGAGCACGGCATTCCCAATGCCGTTGCCACATTGGGTACCGCAACCACCTCGGATCATTTGCGCCGTTTGTTTCGCCACACCAGCCGCGTGGTGTTCTGTTTCGATGGGGATCGCGCGGGCCGCGCCGCCGCGAGCCGCGCCTTGCAGACCAGCCTGCCCGAGATGCAGGATGGGCGGGAAATCGCCTTTCTGTTCCTGCCCGAAGGCGAGGATCCAGATTCTCTGGTGCGCCAGGAAGGGCGCGAGACTTTCCTCGGGCGTGTTGCACAATCCCAGCCGCTGTCTGATTTTCTGCTGCACCACCTGAAAGAGGGTATCGACCTCCAGACCCACGAGGGGCGGGCCCGTCTGGTCGTGCGGAGCCGTTCCGCATTGGAAGTGATTCCACAAGGCGTTTTTCGAAATCTCCTGGCGCAGACACTGGGCCAGCTGGCTGGCGTTGAGCTTGCACCTGCCAGTGGCCTGGCCCGAGGTCGCCCGGTCCGAAGCGGTGTACCGCAGGCGGTTGCGACTCATCCGAGCCCGTTGCAGCGCTTGGCCGGCTTGCTTCTGACGCATCCAAATGCGGCGCAGTGGGTCGATCCGGAGCTGGTTCCGCTTCTGAAGGACGGAGATGGCGAAGCGCAATGGATGCTCGCGCTCATTGAACTTGCGAGGGATAAACCCCATCTAACGAGTGGCGGGATCTTGGAGCGATTCCGGGCCCATCCGGCTGAGTCCCTGTTTGCACAACTGCTGGCTTGGCAGCCGGAGCGATCGGCCGAGGGCGTGGCCCGTGAATGCCGGGATATCTGCCGGCATTTGCTCCAGCGTTCGGTTCGGAGTGAAATTGATGCATTGCTGGCCAAAGCCGCCACCCAGGGATTGGACGCACAGGAGAAGGAGCGACTCCGATCGTTGCTGTCGCAACGGGGGTGA
- a CDS encoding GatB/YqeY domain-containing protein, which yields METSVDLKSRLQEDIKAAMRGGEKARLLTLRMFSAAIKQREVDERIELDDSQVLAVVEKLIKQRREAAVQYETGQRPDLAAKELAEAALLQVYLPQPLSEAEVGDLIEAALIESNASEMKDMGRVMAALKPKIQGRADMAAVSARLKSRLGG from the coding sequence ATGGAGACCAGCGTGGATCTCAAGAGCCGGCTCCAGGAAGACATCAAGGCAGCGATGCGTGGCGGCGAGAAAGCACGCCTGCTGACCTTGCGCATGTTCTCTGCCGCCATCAAGCAGCGTGAAGTCGACGAGCGCATTGAGCTTGACGATTCCCAGGTGCTGGCGGTGGTCGAAAAGCTGATCAAGCAGCGCCGCGAGGCGGCCGTGCAATACGAGACCGGCCAGCGGCCTGACTTGGCGGCCAAGGAGCTGGCTGAGGCGGCGCTGCTGCAGGTCTATCTCCCTCAGCCCTTGTCCGAGGCAGAGGTCGGCGACTTGATCGAAGCGGCGCTGATCGAGTCGAATGCCTCCGAGATGAAAGACATGGGTCGAGTGATGGCCGCCCTCAAGCCCAAGATCCAGGGGCGAGCGGACATGGCTGCAGTCAGCGCCCGACTCAAGAGCCGCCTCGGCGGTTGA
- the rpsU gene encoding 30S ribosomal protein S21 has product MPSVRVKENEYFDAALRRFKRACEKAGVLTEVRRREFYEKPTQERKRRKAAAVKRHAKRLMRDAQRQTRLY; this is encoded by the coding sequence ATGCCAAGCGTTCGTGTCAAGGAAAACGAGTATTTCGACGCTGCCCTGCGGCGGTTCAAGCGCGCCTGCGAAAAGGCGGGCGTTCTGACTGAAGTGCGTCGCCGCGAGTTCTATGAAAAGCCCACGCAGGAGCGCAAGCGCCGCAAGGCCGCTGCCGTGAAGCGTCATGCCAAGCGGTTGATGCGCGACGCCCAACGGCAGACCCGACTGTACTGA